From a single Thermithiobacillus plumbiphilus genomic region:
- a CDS encoding fumarate reductase/succinate dehydrogenase flavoprotein subunit codes for MEVDVLVIGGGTAGPMAAVKAKAKNPTLRVLLLEKANVKRSGAISMGMDGLNNAVIPGHATPEQYVKEITIANDGIVNQKTVMTYAQRSFDMIQTLDKWGVKFEKDETGDYNVKKVHHLGSYVLPMPEGHNMKKVLYRQLKRARVEVTNRFMATRLLTSNGRIAGAMVLETRTGEPVMVRAKAVILCTGAAGRLGLPSSGYLFGTYENPTNAGDGYSMAYHAGAELSGIECFQINPLIKDYNGPACAYVTGPLGGYTANARGERFIECDYWSGQMMMEFHRELQGGNGPVFLKLDHLAEETISEIEQILHTNERPSRGRFHERRGTNYRERMVEMHISEIGLCSGHSASGVWISERAETTVPGLYAAGDLACVPHNYMLGAFVYGEIAGESAADFCDDHEFATVDSKQVEQERLRMTAPMRRSDGLPPNQVEYKLRRLVNDHLQPPKVTRKMEIGLERFAEIREDLDLLYAANPHELMRAMEVHAILDCAEMAARASLFRKESRWGLYHYTVDYPDRNDKDWFVHVQVKKDAQGQMTCLTRPVAPYLVDLDEQEKSAYDRLRVTENAVNA; via the coding sequence ATGGAAGTAGATGTACTGGTAATCGGTGGCGGCACTGCGGGACCCATGGCCGCCGTCAAGGCTAAAGCCAAAAATCCGACCCTTCGGGTGCTGCTGCTGGAAAAAGCCAATGTCAAACGAAGCGGTGCCATCTCCATGGGCATGGACGGCCTCAACAACGCTGTCATTCCCGGCCACGCCACGCCCGAACAGTATGTCAAGGAAATCACCATCGCGAATGACGGGATCGTCAATCAAAAAACGGTTATGACATATGCCCAGCGCAGTTTTGACATGATTCAGACCCTCGATAAATGGGGCGTGAAGTTCGAAAAGGACGAAACCGGCGATTACAACGTCAAGAAGGTCCACCACCTGGGCAGCTACGTACTGCCCATGCCCGAAGGCCATAACATGAAAAAGGTGCTTTACCGTCAGCTCAAACGGGCTCGGGTGGAAGTCACCAATCGTTTCATGGCAACGCGCCTTTTGACCAGTAACGGACGCATTGCCGGCGCCATGGTTCTGGAGACTCGCACGGGGGAGCCCGTCATGGTCCGCGCAAAGGCCGTGATTCTTTGCACCGGCGCCGCCGGGCGCCTGGGATTGCCCTCTTCGGGTTATCTCTTTGGCACCTATGAAAACCCGACCAACGCCGGCGATGGCTACAGCATGGCCTATCATGCCGGCGCGGAGCTCTCAGGCATTGAGTGTTTTCAGATCAATCCACTCATCAAGGACTATAACGGCCCTGCCTGCGCCTATGTAACCGGGCCGCTTGGGGGCTATACGGCCAATGCACGCGGCGAGCGCTTTATTGAGTGCGATTACTGGAGCGGGCAGATGATGATGGAGTTTCACCGTGAGCTGCAGGGGGGTAACGGCCCGGTTTTCCTGAAGCTCGATCATCTGGCCGAGGAAACCATCAGCGAAATCGAGCAGATTCTCCACACCAACGAGCGCCCGAGCCGGGGACGCTTTCACGAACGGCGCGGAACCAACTATCGAGAGCGAATGGTAGAGATGCATATCTCGGAGATCGGTCTGTGCAGTGGTCACAGCGCCTCGGGTGTCTGGATCAGTGAACGCGCTGAGACAACGGTACCAGGACTATACGCCGCCGGCGATCTCGCCTGCGTGCCGCACAATTACATGCTGGGTGCTTTCGTCTATGGGGAAATCGCAGGTGAAAGTGCAGCCGATTTCTGTGACGACCATGAGTTCGCGACCGTCGATAGCAAGCAGGTGGAACAGGAACGGCTACGGATGACGGCACCGATGCGGCGAAGCGATGGCCTACCGCCCAATCAGGTGGAATACAAGCTGCGTCGGCTGGTGAATGACCATCTACAACCGCCCAAAGTCACCCGCAAGATGGAAATTGGTCTGGAGCGTTTCGCCGAAATCCGCGAGGATCTGGATTTGTTGTATGCCGCAAATCCCCATGAGCTCATGCGTGCCATGGAGGTGCACGCCATTCTGGATTGCGCTGAAATGGCCGCGCGCGCCTCCCTCTTTCGTAAGGAAAGCCGCTGGGGACTTTATCACTACACAGTGGATTATCCCGATCGAAACGATAAGGACTGGTTTGTGCATGTCCAGGTCAAAAAAGATGCGCAGGGGCAAATGACCTGCCTGACCCGCCCGGTAGCACCCTA
- a CDS encoding GntR family transcriptional regulator has protein sequence MRPDSQIVTHLAPAPLYVQIKESIRARILDGTYKAHEQMPSESEMIKDYGVSRTTVRQALGDLQKEGLLFKVHGKGTFVSRPKAFQELARLQGFGEAMSSKGYETFSQLISVRELPVDSALAKKLLLDPNAMVSEFRRVRYLNREPISLDVTYLPLELGRRLIKEDLVSRDIFLILENDYDIPLGKADLQIEAVLADELLARLLKVAEGTPILRIERLTFTANGQPIDYEHLYYRGDAFQYRLSIERAHI, from the coding sequence ATGCGTCCAGACTCACAAATAGTAACGCACCTCGCTCCTGCGCCATTGTACGTGCAGATCAAAGAGTCTATCCGCGCACGCATTCTCGATGGCACCTACAAAGCCCATGAGCAGATGCCTTCCGAGAGCGAGATGATAAAGGATTACGGCGTCAGTCGGACCACCGTACGCCAGGCGCTCGGCGATCTTCAAAAAGAAGGACTGCTGTTCAAGGTGCATGGAAAAGGGACCTTTGTATCACGTCCAAAGGCTTTTCAAGAACTCGCTCGCTTGCAGGGGTTCGGGGAGGCGATGAGTTCTAAGGGGTATGAAACTTTTTCTCAATTGATCAGTGTTCGCGAATTACCAGTCGACTCCGCACTAGCAAAAAAACTGCTACTAGACCCAAATGCGATGGTCAGCGAGTTTCGTCGAGTTCGCTATTTGAATCGCGAGCCAATTTCGCTGGATGTGACCTACCTTCCGCTAGAACTTGGCCGACGCCTGATAAAGGAAGATCTGGTTTCTCGAGACATTTTTCTGATCCTGGAAAATGACTATGACATCCCTCTGGGGAAGGCCGATCTGCAGATCGAGGCGGTATTGGCTGACGAGTTGCTCGCACGCCTACTTAAGGTTGCGGAAGGAACGCCCATTTTGCGTATTGAACGCCTGACCTTCACTGCCAATGGACAACCCATAGATTATGAACATCTTTATTACCGAGGTGATGCCTTCCAGTATCGTCTGAGCATCGAGCGCGCACATATTTAA